One Nocardioidaceae bacterium SCSIO 66511 genomic window carries:
- the paaK gene encoding phenylacetate-CoA oxygenase/reductase subunit PaaK, with protein MTATDVAPRRKRKRLKFHDLRVAEIERLCDDAVAVTFEVPPELAEAYEFTPGQYLTLSRTVDGRKERRSYSICAAAGTRPRVGVREVPDGLFSQWLVHNVRPGDTVEVGTPIGKFTTEPETGGRHVLVAAGSGITPVISIASSLLAGSDAHVTLLYGNRRTNTVMFAEELGDLKDAYGARLELIHVLSREPREVELFSGRLDGERVGALLDALVPVDAVDGFWLCGPYDMVLDVREALAEREVPKERIHQELFFAGDTPPAPTQHAEATSDGPTSDVTVQLDGRSSTLTLPRTQPVLDSAQRQRSDLPFACKGGVCGTCRAQVTAGEVDMRRNYALEDDEVAAGFVLTCQSYPVSDAVTIDYDA; from the coding sequence ATGACCGCGACCGACGTCGCACCGCGGCGCAAGCGCAAGCGGCTCAAGTTCCACGACCTGCGTGTCGCCGAGATCGAGCGGCTGTGTGATGACGCCGTCGCGGTGACGTTCGAGGTTCCGCCCGAGCTGGCCGAGGCGTACGAGTTCACGCCAGGTCAGTACCTCACGCTCTCTCGTACCGTCGACGGACGCAAGGAGCGCCGCTCGTACTCGATCTGTGCCGCCGCCGGCACGCGCCCGCGGGTCGGCGTACGCGAGGTTCCGGACGGGTTGTTCTCGCAGTGGCTCGTGCACAACGTACGCCCCGGCGACACGGTCGAAGTGGGCACACCGATCGGGAAGTTCACGACCGAACCGGAGACCGGCGGGCGGCATGTTCTCGTCGCCGCCGGATCAGGCATCACACCCGTCATTTCGATCGCCTCGTCGCTACTTGCAGGCTCCGATGCCCATGTCACGCTGCTGTACGGCAATCGACGCACCAACACGGTGATGTTCGCCGAGGAGCTCGGTGATCTCAAGGACGCGTACGGCGCAAGACTCGAGCTCATACACGTGTTGTCGCGCGAGCCGCGCGAGGTCGAGCTGTTCTCCGGTCGACTCGACGGTGAGCGGGTCGGTGCACTCCTCGACGCTCTGGTGCCTGTCGACGCGGTCGACGGTTTCTGGCTGTGCGGTCCGTACGACATGGTGCTCGACGTACGCGAGGCGCTGGCCGAGCGCGAAGTGCCCAAGGAGCGGATCCACCAGGAACTCTTCTTCGCCGGCGACACCCCGCCCGCTCCGACCCAGCATGCCGAAGCGACCTCCGACGGGCCCACGAGCGATGTCACGGTACAACTCGACGGCCGCTCGTCGACGCTGACGCTTCCACGCACGCAACCGGTGCTCGACTCCGCTCAGCGACAGCGATCGGATCTGCCGTTCGCCTGCAAAGGCGGGGTCTGCGGAACCTGCCGGGCACAGGTCACCGCCGGCGAGGTCGACATGCGGCGCAACTACGCGCTGGAGGACGACGAGGTCGCGGCGGGGTTCGTACTCACCTGCCAGTCGTACCCGGTCAGCGACGCAGTCACCATCGACTACGACGCATAG
- a CDS encoding DUF5302 domain-containing protein, translated as MTDQPTPPEDIKAKFREALEKKQERHHASAESAEHDGSDKAHGTAERTETPMFRRKSAGGGA; from the coding sequence GTGACCGATCAACCCACGCCACCAGAGGACATCAAGGCGAAGTTTCGTGAGGCACTGGAGAAGAAGCAGGAGCGTCACCACGCCTCCGCCGAAAGTGCAGAGCACGACGGTTCGGATAAGGCCCACGGCACGGCTGAGCGCACCGAAACGCCGATGTTTCGTCGCAAGAGTGCCGGGGGCGGCGCATAG
- a CDS encoding alpha/beta hydrolase — protein MPLATAADGAAIHYDVRGAGDRTVLLLPGQSNDHQWWDSVRADFDAHFRTIALDWRGTGRSDKPDDDSYSISTFAADSIAVLDHVGVERAHVYGTSMGGRVAQVIAAERPERVDRLVLGCTSPGDRHGVRRRGQVNVALTQRDGAAVRRTLLELMYTPGWLARHDGPFHTIGSRDLPAHARNGHLKASRRHDAWDLLPRIVAPTLVVHGSDDALSPAANATLIADRIPDAREEIIDGARHAYFEEFRDVASPLVLDHLLG, from the coding sequence GTGCCACTAGCGACGGCGGCCGACGGGGCTGCAATTCACTACGACGTCCGCGGTGCCGGCGACCGGACCGTGCTGCTGCTCCCCGGGCAGTCCAACGATCACCAGTGGTGGGACTCCGTACGCGCCGACTTCGATGCGCACTTCAGGACGATCGCGCTCGACTGGCGCGGGACCGGCCGAAGCGACAAGCCCGATGACGACTCGTACTCGATCAGCACCTTCGCGGCCGACTCGATCGCCGTTCTCGATCACGTCGGCGTCGAACGAGCCCATGTGTACGGCACGTCGATGGGTGGCCGGGTGGCGCAGGTGATCGCGGCCGAGCGGCCCGAGCGCGTCGACCGGCTGGTTCTCGGCTGCACCTCACCCGGTGACCGTCACGGGGTACGCCGCCGCGGCCAGGTCAATGTCGCGCTGACCCAGCGCGACGGCGCGGCAGTACGCCGGACGCTACTGGAGCTGATGTACACGCCCGGATGGCTGGCCCGACACGACGGGCCGTTCCACACGATCGGGTCCCGCGATCTGCCCGCGCACGCACGAAACGGACATCTCAAGGCGAGCCGCAGGCATGACGCATGGGACCTGCTGCCCCGCATCGTTGCGCCGACGCTCGTCGTACACGGAAGCGACGACGCATTGAGCCCCGCGGCCAATGCGACGCTGATCGCTGACCGCATCCCCGATGCCCGCGAGGAGATCATCGACGGCGCACGCCACGCGTACTTCGAAGAGTTTCGCGACGTCGCGAGCCCGCTCGTGCTCGACCACCTGCTCGGTTAG
- a CDS encoding helix-turn-helix transcriptional regulator, producing the protein MSDELISGQSQELRRGTVMLACLALLEQPQYGYALLETLDGAGLAVDGNTLYPLLRRLEKQGLLSSEWNTDESRPRKFYRTSTEGSRVRTRLIAEWNDLVASMARLTKEQ; encoded by the coding sequence GTGAGCGACGAACTGATCTCCGGCCAGAGCCAGGAGCTGCGGCGAGGGACCGTCATGCTCGCCTGCCTCGCGCTGCTGGAACAGCCCCAGTACGGGTACGCACTTCTGGAGACGCTCGACGGTGCCGGGCTCGCGGTCGACGGCAACACGCTTTATCCACTGCTTCGCCGATTGGAGAAGCAAGGACTGTTGAGCAGCGAGTGGAACACCGACGAGTCCCGGCCGCGGAAGTTCTACCGGACCAGCACGGAGGGTTCGCGCGTGCGGACCCGCCTGATCGCCGAATGGAATGACCTCGTCGCGTCGATGGCGCGCCTGACCAAGGAGCAGTGA
- a CDS encoding permease prefix domain 1-containing protein, whose amino-acid sequence MSTDTLTDRYVAEVIRRIPADQREDVAAELQATIADTVEANGADPETAERAVITELGDPIRLAARYADRPLALIGPALYPTYVRVLKLLLATVLPLVTALSVILDVVEHNDAGSAFESGLDTIITVGAQMVAWLTAVFAVMDRLQVRGGLPDIWTPDKLPRVRSSDRSSAGACASAAWNAALLVLILWQYTTVPYRDGDDRLSILDPDLWSGWIWPVLIGLAAIVVLEIIRIRRGSWSPPLVGWYAAAEALASLPLAWLVAEQRLLNPDFVAAIGEDQIASDSWWSAAAVIIVIIGIWEVAKRFRETQP is encoded by the coding sequence ATGAGCACCGACACCCTCACCGACCGCTATGTCGCCGAGGTGATCCGACGCATACCGGCCGACCAGCGCGAGGACGTCGCCGCCGAGTTACAAGCGACGATCGCCGATACGGTCGAGGCCAACGGAGCTGACCCTGAGACCGCAGAGCGCGCGGTCATCACCGAGTTGGGTGATCCGATCCGGCTCGCGGCCCGCTACGCCGACCGGCCGCTGGCGCTCATCGGCCCCGCCCTGTACCCCACGTACGTACGGGTGCTGAAGCTGCTACTCGCGACCGTACTCCCGCTGGTGACCGCCCTGTCGGTGATCCTCGACGTCGTCGAGCACAACGATGCCGGGTCGGCGTTCGAATCCGGGCTCGACACGATCATCACGGTCGGTGCCCAGATGGTCGCCTGGCTCACCGCAGTGTTCGCCGTCATGGACCGCCTCCAGGTACGCGGCGGACTTCCGGACATCTGGACGCCCGACAAGCTGCCCCGGGTGCGCTCATCGGACCGATCGAGCGCCGGAGCCTGCGCATCGGCCGCCTGGAACGCCGCGCTCCTCGTACTGATCCTCTGGCAGTACACCACCGTGCCGTATCGCGACGGAGACGACCGGCTCTCCATCCTCGACCCGGATCTGTGGTCGGGCTGGATCTGGCCGGTCCTGATCGGCCTGGCGGCCATCGTCGTCCTCGAGATCATCCGGATCAGGCGCGGCTCGTGGTCACCGCCGCTCGTCGGTTGGTACGCCGCCGCGGAGGCGCTGGCCTCGCTGCCCCTCGCCTGGCTGGTGGCCGAGCAGCGGCTACTCAACCCCGACTTCGTCGCCGCGATCGGTGAGGACCAGATCGCGTCGGACTCGTGGTGGTCGGCCGCGGCGGTGATCATCGTGATCATCGGCATCTGGGAGGTCGCGAAGCGATTCCGCGAAACCCAGCCCTGA
- a CDS encoding PadR family transcriptional regulator, with protein MNGRHGQWGPPWARGQWGGDPGWRHGGPPPWLTGLLGGAPQHGRRSGPRVRRGDVRAAILDVLSERPMNGYQVISRIAERTGGAWKPSPGSVYPTMQQLEDEGLVEAAEVDGRRASRLTDAGLDYVDTHPDELAATWRPFEEDPPDDDTLADLRPAVGQVMGALWQVVTTGSAEQQDEAAKILADTRRRLYGLLADGDPEP; from the coding sequence ATGAACGGCAGACATGGCCAATGGGGCCCGCCATGGGCGCGCGGCCAGTGGGGCGGCGATCCGGGGTGGCGGCACGGGGGTCCGCCACCCTGGCTCACCGGACTGCTCGGCGGTGCACCACAGCACGGGCGGCGCAGCGGGCCGCGCGTACGTCGCGGCGACGTACGCGCGGCGATCCTCGACGTACTGTCCGAGCGCCCGATGAACGGCTATCAAGTCATCAGCCGGATCGCGGAGCGCACCGGCGGCGCTTGGAAACCGAGCCCCGGCTCGGTCTATCCAACGATGCAGCAGCTCGAGGACGAAGGTCTCGTCGAGGCGGCAGAGGTCGACGGTCGCCGCGCAAGTCGGCTGACCGACGCGGGGCTCGATTACGTCGACACCCACCCCGACGAGCTAGCCGCCACCTGGCGCCCGTTCGAGGAGGATCCCCCCGACGACGACACGCTCGCCGACCTCCGACCCGCCGTGGGTCAGGTGATGGGTGCCCTCTGGCAGGTCGTCACAACAGGCAGTGCGGAGCAGCAGGATGAAGCCGCGAAGATCCTGGCCGATACCCGACGCAGGCTGTACGGCCTGCTCGCCGACGGAGACCCAGAGCCATGA
- a CDS encoding DUF1707 domain-containing protein produces the protein MNPQLRIGDAEREAAITALGEHFAAGRIDDAEYEERSSTIWAARTAGALMPPFADLPEPHPATTATRSEPSARPRSTGPGWPRFTPLLLLGLVIALVVVTKLPWFLILIAAWIVCVKVGRFGGHRSRRWHGPYGRRWHAGY, from the coding sequence ATGAACCCGCAACTGCGCATAGGAGACGCCGAACGCGAAGCGGCGATCACCGCGCTCGGCGAGCACTTCGCCGCCGGGCGCATCGACGACGCGGAGTACGAAGAACGCAGCTCGACGATCTGGGCGGCGCGTACTGCCGGTGCGCTCATGCCACCGTTCGCCGATCTGCCCGAGCCGCACCCAGCCACGACGGCGACCCGAAGCGAGCCGTCGGCGCGACCCCGCAGCACCGGACCCGGTTGGCCGCGGTTCACGCCGTTGTTGCTCCTCGGTCTGGTCATCGCCCTGGTGGTCGTGACCAAGCTGCCGTGGTTCCTCATCCTGATCGCCGCCTGGATCGTGTGCGTCAAGGTCGGCCGCTTCGGCGGACACCGCTCGCGACGCTGGCACGGACCGTACGGTCGCCGGTGGCATGCGGGCTACTGA
- a CDS encoding uracil-DNA glycosylase — protein MSVCRACPRLVEWREEVAVRKRRSFASEPYWGRPVTGFGDPQAKVLIVGLAPAANGANRTGRVFTGDRSGDWLFASLHRVGLATQAESTSADDGLRLIGTRMLATVRCAPPANRPTTAERDTCEPWLLAELKLLLPYVRCVVALGGYGWDAALRSMREVGVAVPRPKPVFGHGAHARLGDGKSGIDLLGCYHPSQQNTFTGRLTEPMLDDVLAAARDLATPQPG, from the coding sequence ATGTCTGTTTGCCGCGCGTGTCCGCGACTCGTCGAGTGGCGCGAGGAGGTCGCGGTACGCAAACGCCGCTCGTTCGCGTCCGAGCCGTACTGGGGGCGACCGGTCACCGGATTCGGAGATCCGCAAGCCAAGGTGCTGATCGTCGGTCTTGCGCCGGCGGCCAACGGTGCGAATCGTACGGGCCGGGTGTTCACCGGCGACCGTTCGGGCGACTGGCTGTTCGCCTCGCTACACCGAGTCGGCCTTGCAACCCAGGCAGAGAGTACGAGCGCCGACGACGGTTTGCGTCTGATCGGCACCCGGATGCTCGCGACCGTACGCTGCGCACCCCCGGCAAACCGGCCGACCACGGCCGAACGCGATACCTGCGAACCATGGCTGCTTGCGGAGCTGAAGCTGCTGCTTCCGTACGTACGCTGTGTCGTCGCACTCGGCGGATACGGATGGGATGCCGCGTTGCGGTCGATGCGCGAGGTCGGCGTCGCCGTGCCGCGCCCGAAGCCGGTGTTCGGGCACGGCGCTCATGCCCGCCTCGGCGACGGCAAGTCCGGGATCGACCTGCTCGGTTGTTACCACCCGAGCCAGCAGAACACGTTCACCGGCCGGCTCACCGAGCCGATGCTCGACGACGTGCTCGCTGCCGCGCGCGACTTGGCCACGCCGCAACCGGGTTGA
- a CDS encoding Ppx/GppA family phosphatase, whose product MRREVDVTRRVAAIDCGTNSIRLLIADLDSATNTQHDHVREVRIVRLGENVDRTGRLDDAAVARTLAACADYAQQCRSYDVEAIRFCATSATRDAENAAEFRASVHEQFGVDVEVLSGDDEAALAYDGVVRVAGNLRSPILVADVGGGSTELILGDSTGVTAARSLNIGSVRMTERHLRTDPPTEAEVEGATSDIDGALLECEVPVSSAATIVGVAGTCTNIAAYALGLEQYERDRIHLTRFDTGDIVRSCEWLLHATVASRRELGFMHPGRADVIGGGALIVERLLALVGAEVPFVVSEHDILDGVAWTLR is encoded by the coding sequence ATGCGCCGGGAAGTCGACGTGACGCGGCGGGTCGCTGCCATCGACTGCGGTACGAACTCCATCCGGCTGCTGATCGCCGACCTCGACTCGGCGACGAACACTCAGCACGACCACGTGCGAGAGGTGCGAATCGTGCGACTCGGCGAGAACGTCGACCGCACCGGCCGACTCGACGACGCGGCCGTCGCCCGCACGCTTGCCGCGTGCGCCGACTATGCACAGCAGTGCCGGTCGTACGACGTCGAGGCGATCCGGTTCTGCGCCACCTCCGCGACCCGCGACGCCGAGAACGCCGCCGAGTTCCGCGCGTCGGTGCACGAGCAGTTCGGCGTCGACGTCGAGGTTCTCTCCGGCGACGACGAGGCAGCGCTTGCGTACGACGGTGTCGTGCGTGTTGCCGGAAACCTCCGGTCGCCGATCCTGGTCGCCGACGTCGGCGGTGGCTCGACCGAGCTGATCCTCGGCGACTCGACCGGTGTCACGGCCGCGCGTTCACTGAACATCGGTTCGGTACGAATGACCGAGCGGCACTTGCGTACCGATCCGCCGACGGAGGCCGAGGTGGAGGGGGCGACCAGCGATATCGACGGTGCCCTTCTCGAGTGCGAGGTGCCGGTCTCCAGTGCAGCGACGATTGTCGGAGTCGCCGGCACCTGCACGAACATCGCGGCGTACGCCCTCGGGCTCGAGCAGTACGAACGCGACCGTATCCACCTCACCCGGTTCGACACCGGCGACATCGTGCGCAGCTGTGAGTGGCTGCTGCACGCGACCGTCGCGAGTCGCCGCGAGCTCGGGTTCATGCACCCGGGGCGTGCCGATGTCATCGGCGGGGGAGCGCTCATCGTCGAGCGTCTACTCGCCCTTGTCGGTGCGGAGGTGCCGTTCGTCGTCAGCGAGCACGACATCCTCGACGGAGTCGCCTGGACACTGCGCTGA
- a CDS encoding DUF501 domain-containing protein → MSQPNPAVDPADLAAVAEQLGRPPRGVRRIAARCPSGHPAVVETEPRLADGTPFPTLYYVTCPRLTGAIGTLEGSGLMREMSERLASEPDLAERYAQAHERYLAQREAILHVPEIARVSAGGMPTRVKCLHVLVGQSLAEGQGVNPLGDEALALLAGSWPTGSCAGKST, encoded by the coding sequence GTGAGCCAACCGAACCCCGCCGTCGACCCGGCCGACCTCGCCGCCGTCGCCGAGCAGCTCGGGCGTCCCCCACGCGGCGTACGCCGAATTGCGGCCCGTTGTCCGAGTGGCCACCCGGCTGTGGTCGAGACGGAGCCGAGGCTGGCCGACGGTACGCCGTTCCCGACGCTCTACTACGTGACGTGCCCGCGACTGACCGGGGCGATCGGCACCCTCGAAGGCTCCGGCCTGATGCGTGAGATGAGTGAGCGGCTCGCGTCCGAGCCAGACCTCGCCGAGCGTTACGCGCAGGCACATGAGCGCTATCTGGCTCAACGCGAGGCGATTCTGCACGTACCCGAGATCGCCAGGGTGTCGGCCGGTGGGATGCCTACCCGCGTGAAGTGTCTGCACGTGCTGGTCGGGCAGTCGCTCGCCGAAGGACAGGGTGTCAACCCGCTCGGAGATGAGGCGCTCGCGCTGCTCGCAGGCTCGTGGCCGACCGGATCATGCGCCGGGAAGTCGACGTGA
- a CDS encoding septum formation initiator family protein, with protein sequence MANQRRTPRSRPAGRAGAVRRVRQPTTQADDEPVQSGGGSRLTGRAAVLLLVMLVLLISYASSLRAWLQQRADTEQARADIASAQHSIDELEREKARLDDPAYLETLARDRFGWLRPGETGYTTLDENGNVLGSEGELTDPDAAEDSSADDEEWYAKVWGSMQTAGREEPEESGDEPKQNQRKKPKDKIVRPHETDQ encoded by the coding sequence ATGGCGAACCAGCGGCGCACACCACGCTCCCGTCCGGCCGGTCGGGCGGGAGCAGTGCGTCGCGTACGCCAACCGACGACCCAAGCCGACGACGAACCGGTGCAGTCCGGCGGCGGATCGCGGCTGACCGGTCGTGCGGCGGTGTTGCTGCTGGTCATGCTGGTGCTGTTGATCTCCTATGCATCGAGTCTGCGTGCGTGGTTGCAACAGCGTGCCGATACCGAGCAGGCACGTGCCGACATCGCCTCGGCACAACACAGCATCGATGAGCTCGAACGCGAGAAGGCGCGTCTCGACGATCCCGCGTACCTCGAGACGCTTGCGCGTGATCGGTTCGGCTGGCTGCGTCCGGGCGAGACCGGTTACACGACGCTCGACGAGAACGGCAACGTGCTCGGCAGCGAAGGGGAGCTGACCGACCCCGACGCTGCCGAAGACTCCAGCGCCGACGACGAAGAGTGGTACGCGAAGGTGTGGGGAAGCATGCAGACCGCCGGTCGGGAGGAGCCCGAGGAGTCCGGCGACGAGCCGAAACAGAACCAGCGCAAGAAGCCGAAGGACAAGATCGTTCGCCCACACGAGACGGATCAGTGA
- the eno gene encoding phosphopyruvate hydratase: MASIEAVGAREILDSRGNPTVEVEVALDDGTIGRAGVPSGASTGQFEAVELRDGGSWYGGKGVEKAVLGVLDDINPALIGFDADEQRLVDQALIDLDGTPNKAKLGANAILGVSLAVAKAAAESAELPLFRYVGGPNAHLLPVPMMNILNGGAHADTDVDIQEFMIAPIGAPTFRDALQQGAQVYHALKSVLKKKGLATGLGDEGGFAPNLPSNREALDLIAEAIDTTGLKLGTDIAFAIDVAASEFAADGAYTFEGNAKSADEMTEYYAGLVADYPIVSLEDPLDEEDWSGWKTITDELGEKVQLVGDDLFVTNSERLQRGIDDGAANALLVKVNQIGSLSETLDAVDLAHRSGFRCMMSHRSGETEDTTIADLAVATNCGQIKSGAPARSERVAKYNQLLRIEELLDDAARYAGRGAFPRLRTDG; this comes from the coding sequence GTGGCAAGCATCGAAGCCGTCGGAGCCCGCGAGATCCTGGACTCCCGTGGTAATCCGACCGTCGAGGTCGAGGTCGCACTCGACGACGGCACGATCGGCCGGGCGGGTGTCCCGTCCGGGGCGTCGACCGGGCAGTTCGAAGCGGTCGAGCTGCGCGACGGCGGCTCGTGGTACGGAGGCAAGGGGGTCGAGAAGGCCGTGCTCGGCGTACTCGACGACATCAACCCCGCCCTGATCGGCTTCGATGCGGACGAGCAGCGTCTCGTCGACCAGGCCCTGATCGACCTGGATGGTACGCCGAACAAGGCGAAACTCGGTGCGAACGCGATCTTGGGCGTCTCGCTGGCTGTCGCGAAGGCCGCGGCCGAGTCGGCGGAGCTGCCGTTGTTCCGGTACGTCGGCGGCCCCAACGCTCACTTGCTTCCGGTGCCGATGATGAACATCCTCAACGGCGGTGCGCATGCCGACACCGACGTCGACATCCAGGAGTTCATGATCGCGCCCATCGGCGCCCCGACCTTCCGCGACGCATTGCAGCAGGGTGCGCAGGTCTACCACGCGCTCAAGTCGGTGCTGAAGAAGAAGGGGCTCGCCACCGGTCTCGGTGACGAGGGCGGCTTCGCCCCGAACCTCCCCAGCAACCGGGAGGCGCTCGACCTGATCGCCGAGGCGATCGACACGACCGGGCTGAAGCTCGGCACCGACATCGCGTTCGCGATCGACGTTGCGGCGAGCGAGTTCGCCGCTGACGGCGCGTACACGTTCGAGGGCAATGCGAAGTCGGCCGACGAGATGACCGAGTACTACGCGGGTCTGGTCGCGGACTACCCGATCGTGTCCCTGGAGGATCCCCTCGACGAGGAGGACTGGTCCGGCTGGAAGACGATCACCGACGAGCTCGGCGAGAAGGTCCAGCTCGTCGGCGACGACCTCTTCGTCACGAACAGCGAGCGACTGCAGCGCGGTATCGACGACGGCGCTGCGAACGCTCTGCTGGTCAAGGTCAACCAGATCGGTTCACTGTCGGAGACGCTCGACGCGGTCGACCTCGCGCACCGCAGCGGGTTCCGCTGCATGATGAGCCACCGTTCGGGCGAGACCGAAGACACCACGATCGCCGACCTCGCGGTCGCCACCAACTGCGGGCAGATCAAGAGCGGCGCGCCGGCGCGGTCCGAGCGGGTCGCCAAGTACAACCAGCTGCTGCGCATCGAGGAGCTGCTCGACGATGCCGCCCGCTACGCGGGTCGCGGGGCGTTCCCGAGGCTGCGTACCGACGGCTGA
- a CDS encoding 1-aminocyclopropane-1-carboxylate deaminase, whose amino-acid sequence MPLEDFPRYPLTFGPSPVHPLDRLSDHLGGARIWAKREDCNSGLAYGGNKVRKLEYLVPDALAQGADTLVSIGGVQSNHTRQVAAVAARVGLDAVLVQERWVDWPDSVNDKVGNILLSRIMGADVRLDPSGFGIGIKHSWEQALEDVRSRGGVPYGIPAGASDHPLGGLGFAGWADEVRSQEAELGLFFDTIVVCAVTGSTLAGMIAGFAGQDRPRRVIGIDASARIDETRQQVERIARNTASLLRLGRELRDDEITVLSGWAGDAYGIPVASTIDAIRLTGSLEGVILDPVYEGKSMAGLLDLVRDGEIGADSNVLYAHLGGQPALNAYSGAFG is encoded by the coding sequence ATGCCGCTCGAAGACTTTCCCCGTTACCCGCTGACCTTCGGCCCGAGTCCGGTGCATCCGCTCGACCGCCTCTCGGACCATCTCGGAGGCGCCCGGATCTGGGCGAAACGCGAGGACTGCAACAGCGGGCTGGCGTACGGCGGCAACAAGGTACGCAAGCTGGAGTACCTCGTACCCGACGCACTCGCACAAGGCGCCGACACGCTCGTGTCGATCGGCGGAGTCCAGTCGAACCACACTCGACAGGTCGCCGCGGTCGCCGCGCGCGTCGGGCTCGACGCCGTGCTCGTCCAGGAACGGTGGGTCGACTGGCCCGACTCGGTCAACGACAAGGTGGGCAACATCCTGCTGTCGCGGATCATGGGCGCCGATGTGCGGCTCGACCCGAGCGGATTCGGAATCGGCATCAAACACAGCTGGGAACAAGCCCTCGAGGACGTCCGCTCCCGCGGCGGAGTCCCGTACGGCATTCCGGCGGGCGCGTCCGACCATCCGCTCGGCGGGCTCGGCTTCGCCGGATGGGCAGACGAGGTACGCAGCCAGGAGGCCGAGCTCGGCCTCTTCTTCGACACGATCGTGGTCTGCGCGGTCACCGGATCGACCCTGGCCGGGATGATCGCCGGCTTCGCCGGTCAGGACCGACCACGCCGGGTGATCGGCATCGACGCATCGGCTCGCATCGACGAGACCCGCCAGCAGGTGGAGCGAATCGCACGAAACACCGCGTCGCTGCTCCGGCTCGGGCGCGAACTGCGTGACGACGAGATCACCGTGCTGTCGGGCTGGGCCGGCGACGCGTACGGCATCCCAGTTGCCTCAACCATCGACGCGATCCGACTGACCGGCTCGCTGGAGGGCGTCATCCTCGACCCGGTGTACGAGGGCAAGTCGATGGCGGGCCTGCTCGACCTCGTACGCGACGGCGAAATCGGCGCCGACAGCAACGTGCTGTACGCGCATCTCGGCGGGCAGCCTGCCCTCAACGCCTACTCCGGCGCCTTCGGCTGA